Genomic window (Zymoseptoria tritici IPO323 chromosome 1, whole genome shotgun sequence):
TGATGTGATGAGGTTGATTGGGTGTGCAGGAATGAGGCAAGGAGATCGGCGTGGCGCTAAGGATGAGGCTAAATGGGGACTCCCAACTCTGAAGACCTCGTTCTTCTTGCCGAACCACACGGAATTCTTTACTATTATCCGAATGCGCCAATGATGCAGTCGAAGGTCCTATGTCGCCCGCCGGACGAAATCAAAGATCGACCCATGGACCCTCCTGATGCCGCAACTCCCGTTGTGTGCTTACCAAATGGCCACCATTCTTTCGTGGACTCGAAAGAGCACCGTCACTCACATGTGCACTTGGGACTACCCGCTATCAGGACCTAGAGATTGATCAGGAGATGCAGAGTGCTGAAAGTGTGACCGGGACGAGTCGGCCATGGACAGAAATTCAAGGGTCATGGACCATCAAGGCGGGTCCTGCAGCCCCTTCGTGGAAGATGAATACCACGAGCAGGAGCAAGAACAAGCGCTTTTGCTAAGCTGGAGATCAAGGAATGCTGggagcgacgacgaggagaagcggaGACAGCCCTGCAGGACTCGTCCTTGGAGAGCGCCATCGTGCATGTGTATCGCAAGCCTCATCGCGACCCTATCGATCGCTACTGCGGCGTATGCTTTCTTCACGGGCAAACATGGACTACCGCAGCAAAAGAGCGCAGCCGCTCCAGATGTGTCAGCCCCGGTACAGACGAACGACTACATTCTCAATCCGGATTGGAACTACTCGGACTCTCCGCGACGGCGAGAGTACTCTTGGACAATCAGAGATACGATTCACAATCCGGATGGAATCTACCGACCAATGATGCTGGTGAATAACCAGTTCCCCGGTCCGCTAATTGAAGCGAATGAGGGCGACACTATCGTCGTGCACGTTGACAATCAGGCTGACAATGCCACATCGATACACTGGCACGGCATCTATCAGATCGGGACACCTCACATGGACGGTACAGTGGGCATCACGCAATGTCCTATCGCGCCTGGAACGAACTTCACATACGAGTTCACGGTATCGGGGCAAAGCGGATCATATTGGTGGCATTCTCACCAAGGAGTGCAATCGTCGGATGGCTTGCATGGTCCGCTGATCATTCACGCCCGAGATGAGCGAGAAAAGCAGAAGATAAGCTACGACACAGATCGTGTGGTAATGCTTTCCGATCATTACCACGACCTGTCTTCTGCCCTTCTGTGGCAGTATCTCAAACCGGACCAAGAAAATGCGGAGCCAGTCCCCGTAGGTGGCCTTCTGAACGGTCGGTCAACCAGGGACTGTTCTATATTTCCTGACCGGAAATGCGACAACACTTCTTCGCATGTCGGTATTCCTCAAATTGACCTTGCACGAAACCAGAGCCACAGGTTGCGCTTGATAAACGTGGGCGCCTTTGCAGAGTTCCAGGTCCAAATCGATGAACATCAACTGGCCGTTACAGAAGTCGATGGCACGGATGTACAGCCCGAGACATTCCACACAGTCAACATCAACCCAGCTCAGCGGTATAGTGTCATTGTGAACGCTCGCGATACCTCTGCGGATACTTTCTGGTTCCGGGCACGAATGGTCACGACATGCTTTACCGATCCTCCGCCTACACTGGATGCAGATTTGCTGGCCGTGGTGAGGTATGATCCGGAGATAGATGTGGCACCTACATCCGCAGACTGGCAAGAGCAGCTCGCCCAAGACTGCAAAGATCTGGATACGACGAAGCTTGTGCCTGTGGACGTTGTTCAAGCGCCCGCCGAAGCAGATGCGTTCTTCTATTTGCGATCCAACTTCGAGATTGGCAAGTATCGGCTGAGCCGCGGCTTCTTCAACGAAAGCACATTTCGACCCAATGTCAGGTCGCCCAGTCTGCTGCGGACCATCGATGGCTTAGCATCAGCCAACGAGACCTTTTCCGGTTCTGCACGCCAGCAAGCAGCATTCGTCAACGATGCTGCTTTCGATACGTCCCGCGAATTGGTCATCCAGACCACCGGCATCCAGACAATAGACATCTTGGTGTCCAACTTCGACGATGGTAGCCACCCATTGCATCTCCACGGCTACAAGTACTTCGTCCTTGCCCAAGGTCATGGCTATCCTCCTCTGACTGCCGTTGGAGTGGCAATCACACGCGAGAACCTTGCTCCTCTTTATGATAGCTTAGATCTATCAAATCCTCTCCGTCGAGACACGGCTTCGATCGAGGCTTTTGGGTGGACCTTGATAAGAGTGGTGGGGAACAATCCGGGTGCGTGGGCGTTACATTGCCATATCTCATGGCATTCGGAAGCCGGGTTGGTTATGCAGCTTCTGACGAGCACGGATGAGTTGGAAAAGATGCAGGTTCCGGAGGCGAACCTGCGATTGTGTGTGCAGGATGGGGTCGAAAGGGGCATGGGTCCGGATGACGAAGATTTTAGAGATCTTGCATGATAATGGTTGAGAGTCTCAACTTGAGACACCGGAACATTCACCCATCGGATGATCTCCGCGGGCCGAACGGGATGGCTCGAAAATGATGTGCAGCAGGGTCCAAGACCGCGATAAGCATCGTCTTGGCGGGTCTTGGACGCCGCGGGACTTAATATATGAGCTGCCTAGTCTATAAGGTTGAGCACGTTCTCGATAAGAACAGCCCAGACGCTCCCGGTGGTGTCGTCACGGACCTTGGTATTTGTCGGCCTCTCGATCAGAGCTTTCCAAACGTTTGCCTTTCTCCGCATATACCGCAACGTTGCATTGTCAAGGCGCATGGAGCCTGTGATGGCTCATTGATCGAGATTTTCGAATGGGGCCAGATCTGCGCCGTGAGCTTTCAAGGTTAAAGTTGGCGGGTGCTTGACTTGACGTGTACCTTCGGAGGTATTTGTGTTACAGATGCTTGAATGACGCTATCTCGTTTCGAATATCGGCACATTCTGGCCGATTGTCGATCTTGTGGATCATGCTTgacctctcctctccctgGTGTACTAGGTGCAGGTATTGTCTGCTTCACTTTCCTTGTCCTTCAATGGTTCGTATACGCAACACCACGCAATGTCATCGCCCGAGAACCCCTCACAACAACCCTCCCGTCCAACAAACGCGGGTCGTTCAGTGACTGCTCCACAACTAGATCAAGCCCTCCAACAAGAGCTGCCGACACATCGCAGCTTGCACCAATCCCTCAAAGAATACACACATTCATCAACGGATAGCTCAAAGCAAGATGGCTCCGACAAGATCAATGACCTGGGCAAATCACGATCAAACGTAAGTGTGCATACTCTACGGTCCTATCACCAAGGCCATTGGCTTTGTCGACAGTTCGTCAACGACACACAAGTAAGAAACTGACCTTTGTGTTCCTCAGTCCcaatcatcctcctccccaaccGAACCACCTGCATCCAAAATCTCCTTCCCCACTCGCTCCAGCTGGCGCACCTACTTCATGCAAGAAGTTGCAACAGACCGCTACCTCGAagcccaactcctcctcatgACCCTCACGACTGGCGTCCTCGATGCAATGACATACTCAACGTACGGCGTCTTCGCCTCCAAGCAGACAGGCAACactctcttcctcgccctctaCGCTTCCGGCCACGAGGCTTTAGGTCCCGGATTTGAGAAGAATGTCGGGATATCTATCTCTGTATTCATCCTTGGCGCTGCATTTTTCGGACACTTGGGGCATGTATCGCGGCAGAAGAGGAGGGTATGGTTACTGGTTTCGAATGCGTTCCAGGCGCTGCTCATGTTAGCAGCTGCAGCGATACGATACTTCGTTTCACGCCGCGAGACTGGCTCAGGCGCCCTGGCGATTCTCGCGTTGTTGAGTTTCGCAGAAGCAGGACAGATCGCCACGGCGTTGAACGTGGGCATGCCAGAGTTGAACACGACGATGATTACAGGCGCTCTGATACAACTGTGTACAGACCGGAGGATCTTCGCTTGGAGGAATGTGAAGAGGAATCGACGGTTGGCATTTTTCGCATCGATTTTGGCCGGTGGATTCGTGGGCGCGGGTACGATGAGATGGCGGAGTCCGAGTGCGGCCTTGGTGGTTGCGGCGGCGATCAAGGGGTTTTTGGTGATCACTTTCCTTGGCAATCGGGGCTTGGTGGAGAGAACGAAAGTGTTGGAGGACGGCGGGCACAAGGTCGAGGGAACGGCCACGCCGGCTACGAGGGTATTGTGGGGAGACTGATAGAAATGAATAGTCTTGCTGGGTACGCAGAGAAACCCGAGGGCGAAGAGCAGAGATGAAAGAAGATGACGACTCACGACCGTGCAAAGAATATGCAGACCATGCCCCAAAGCCTCCTGTCATCTGCGTTGGTACGGCCATCATCGCGACAGGTCACAACTGCCCTCTCTGCTTCTTAGCACGCGTGGGGCTTGTCCAAGAGtggcgatgtcgatgttgcgGTAAGGTAAGCGGACTCTTCAACAAGATGCCTAACGAGCGAGGAGAGTTGAGATTCGTTcttgcctgaggcaggaCTTCTGGCTTAGTCATGGTCGTCTCTGTTGTTCCCGTCAAGTCCTTTCTCATTCTTCATCACTCTGAACAGACGTTTTGGTGTGCATCCACGCATCGGACCGTACACTCGCTGAGAAGAGGCTGCTCTTCATTCCTCCCGATCTCTCACCGGACACTATATCAAGAAGCTCCCCGAATTCGTGGTCCAAATCGCTGAAGAAGCATCGACGCCGGCACCATCATGAGTGCGATCACTGGACTGTGATCAGCGAGCCGCCTGAATGAGACATTGGTTTGTGGACAAACTCACGTGCCAGTACCGTATTGCCCCAGCCATACCCAAGCTCTTCGTACATTCTCGGGCCTGCAAGAGGTACCGTCAAGCCGAAGACACATCGCACGGCCACGCTCACTGCAAGCGCGCTGGCTGCATAGCTTGTGTAAGCCTCGACCAGGTAGCCTTGGACTGCTTGAAATGCGAATATGATGCCAAGTCCGGTGACTCCGGTCGCTGTGACGGGAACGATCCAATGCCAGACGTAATGCAAGGACCAGCCATACCAACACTGACCACAAGCAATGAGGACGCCGGATATTATAAGAGGCGGCAGATGGTCCTCTGCTAATAGCTCCCGCCCGGTCCTGTTGCGGTCTCTTGTTTGCCCGCGCATCCAGAAGTCCAGCATGAGTTGTCCGAGGAGAGACCCCACTCCAAGACCGAGGAAAGTGAGACCGGCTTGTCCTTCCGTAAATCCATAAGTGCTCACAAATACCTCCGTCAGTGTGGAGAACATCAGGTACATGAAGCAATATGCAACTGATCCAAATAGAGACAAGATGATGATCACCGGGCAAAAGATGAGCATTTTCCATGGCCTCGCAACCGACGCCAGTAAGCGCTTCTTCGGTGCAATTCCATCGTCGAGCTTCGAACGGTATTGCAGCCCTGTCAATGTTCGCAGCTTTCGCGCTCTTCTTTCAAGGAGGCATGGTGCATATGTCTCTCGTAAAAAGAATACGCAGATTATCAACCAAAAAGTTCCC
Coding sequences:
- a CDS encoding putative multicopper oxidase, type 1 (Shows sequence similarity to FET3 and FET5 of S. cerevisiae. These proteins are ferroxidases involved in iron uptake.); protein product: MCIASLIATLSIATAAYAFFTGKHGLPQQKSAAAPDVSAPVQTNDYILNPDWNYSDSPRRREYSWTIRDTIHNPDGIYRPMMLVNNQFPGPLIEANEGDTIVVHVDNQADNATSIHWHGIYQIGTPHMDGTVGITQCPIAPGTNFTYEFTVSGQSGSYWWHSHQGVQSSDGLHGPLIIHARDEREKQKISYDTDRVVMLSDHYHDLSSALLWQYLKPDQENAEPVPVGGLLNGRSTRDCSIFPDRKCDNTSSHVGIPQIDLARNQSHRLRLINVGAFAEFQVQIDEHQLAVTEVDGTDVQPETFHTVNINPAQRYSVIVNARDTSADTFWFRARMVTTCFTDPPPTLDADLLAVVRYDPEIDVAPTSADWQEQLAQDCKDLDTTKLVPVDVVQAPAEADAFFYLRSNFEIGKYRLSRGFFNESTFRPNVRSPSLLRTIDGLASANETFSGSARQQAAFVNDAAFDTSRELVIQTTGIQTIDILVSNFDDGSHPLHLHGYKYFVLAQGHGYPPLTAVGVAITRENLAPLYDSLDLSNPLRRDTASIEAFGWTLIRVVGNNPGAWALHCHISWHSEAGLVMQLLTSTDELEKMQVPEANLRLCVQDGVERGMGPDDEDFRDLA